One stretch of Cedecea neteri DNA includes these proteins:
- a CDS encoding D-alanine--D-alanine ligase: MADKIAVLLGGNSAEREVSLQSGSAVLAGLKEAGIDAHAFDPQSQSVLELKAQGFDKVFIALHGRGGEDGTLQGLLEFLALPYTGSGVMASAITMDKLRSKLLWQGAGLPVAPWVAVNRQDIAAGLSGALVERVAALGLPVIVKPSREGSSVGMSKVDHAEALPAALELAFEHDEEVLIEKWLSGPEYTVAILGDEILPSIRIQPAGTFYDYEAKYLSDETQYFCPGGLIEQREQELQALVLQAWQVIGCSGWGRVDVMLDSDGQFYLLEVNTSPGMTSHSLVPMAAREAGMSFSQLVVRILELAD; the protein is encoded by the coding sequence ATGGCTGATAAGATCGCCGTTCTTCTGGGGGGCAATTCCGCAGAACGCGAGGTTTCCCTGCAGTCCGGCAGCGCGGTGCTGGCCGGGTTAAAAGAAGCAGGCATTGATGCTCACGCGTTCGACCCGCAAAGCCAGTCGGTGCTGGAGCTGAAGGCTCAGGGCTTTGACAAAGTTTTTATCGCGCTGCACGGTCGCGGTGGTGAAGACGGTACTTTGCAGGGGCTGCTGGAGTTTCTGGCGCTGCCGTATACCGGCAGCGGCGTGATGGCTTCGGCGATAACGATGGATAAGCTGCGCAGCAAACTGCTGTGGCAGGGTGCTGGCTTACCTGTTGCGCCGTGGGTTGCCGTTAATCGCCAGGATATTGCTGCGGGCCTGAGCGGCGCGTTGGTTGAGCGTGTTGCCGCGTTGGGATTGCCGGTTATCGTCAAGCCGAGCCGTGAAGGTTCCAGCGTCGGCATGTCGAAGGTCGACCACGCAGAGGCACTGCCAGCGGCGCTTGAGCTTGCCTTTGAACACGATGAAGAAGTGCTGATTGAAAAGTGGTTGAGCGGCCCGGAGTATACGGTTGCGATTTTAGGCGATGAAATTTTACCGTCTATTCGCATCCAACCCGCTGGAACCTTCTATGATTATGAAGCGAAGTATCTCTCTGATGAAACTCAATATTTCTGTCCGGGTGGATTAATTGAGCAAAGAGAGCAGGAATTACAGGCATTAGTTCTGCAGGCGTGGCAGGTTATTGGCTGCAGCGGCTGGGGCCGTGTCGATGTGATGCTGGACAGCGACGGGCAATTTTACCTGTTAGAAGTGAATACCTCTCCAGGGATGACCAGCCATAGCCTGGTGCCGATGGCGGCTCGCGAGGCGGGGATGAGCTTCTCACAATTAGTTGTACGTATTTTGGAACTGGCGGACTGA
- the murC gene encoding UDP-N-acetylmuramate--L-alanine ligase: MNTQQLAKLRSIVPEMRRVRHIHFVGIGGAGMGGIAEVLANEGYQISGSDLAPNPVTQQLSALGATIYFNHRPENVRDASVVVVSTAISADNPEIVAAHEARIPVIRRAEMLAELMRFRHGIAVAGTHGKTTTTAMVSSIYAEAGLDPTFVNGGLVKAAGVHARLGHSRYLIAEADESDASFLHLQPMVSIVTNIEADHMDTYQGDFENLKQTFINFLHNLPFYGRAVMCVDDPVIRELLPRVGRQTTTYGFSDDADVRVENYQQKGAQGFFTIVRQDKPDMHVVLNAPGRHNALNAAAAVAVATEEGIEDEAILRALESFQGTGRRFDFLGEYPLESVNGKTGTAMLVDDYGHHPTEVDATIKAARAGWPDKNLVMVFQPHRYTRTRDLYDDFAGVLSQVDSLVMLEVYPAGEAPIPGADSRSLCRTIRGRGKVDPILVSDHAEVAEILAPVLTGNDLILVQGAGNIGKIARNLAEIKLQPQTKEEGHHG; the protein is encoded by the coding sequence ATGAATACACAACAACTGGCGAAACTGCGTTCAATCGTGCCCGAGATGCGTCGCGTCCGGCACATTCACTTTGTTGGCATCGGCGGCGCCGGTATGGGCGGCATTGCTGAGGTATTGGCTAACGAAGGTTATCAGATCAGCGGTTCCGACCTGGCGCCGAACCCGGTCACGCAGCAGTTGTCGGCACTGGGTGCCACGATTTATTTCAACCATCGCCCGGAAAACGTGCGTGATGCAAGCGTTGTTGTTGTTTCCACAGCAATTTCTGCGGATAACCCGGAAATTGTTGCCGCCCATGAAGCTCGTATTCCGGTTATCCGTCGTGCTGAAATGCTGGCCGAGCTGATGCGCTTTCGCCACGGCATTGCCGTCGCGGGTACGCACGGCAAAACGACAACGACGGCGATGGTGTCGAGCATTTATGCCGAAGCAGGTCTGGATCCGACGTTTGTGAACGGTGGCCTGGTGAAAGCGGCTGGCGTGCATGCTCGCCTGGGGCACAGTCGTTATCTCATTGCAGAGGCCGACGAAAGCGATGCTTCGTTCCTGCATTTGCAGCCGATGGTCTCAATTGTGACCAATATCGAAGCCGATCATATGGATACCTACCAGGGCGACTTCGAAAATTTAAAGCAGACGTTTATTAATTTCCTGCACAATTTGCCGTTTTATGGTCGAGCAGTGATGTGTGTGGACGATCCGGTGATTCGCGAGCTGCTGCCGCGTGTTGGCCGCCAGACTACCACTTACGGTTTCAGCGACGATGCGGACGTGCGCGTTGAGAATTACCAGCAGAAAGGCGCGCAGGGATTTTTCACCATCGTGCGTCAGGACAAGCCTGACATGCATGTGGTGCTGAACGCCCCGGGCCGCCATAACGCGCTGAATGCGGCGGCGGCGGTTGCTGTCGCAACGGAGGAGGGCATCGAAGACGAAGCCATTCTTCGTGCGCTGGAAAGTTTCCAGGGGACGGGTCGCCGTTTCGACTTCCTGGGCGAATATCCGCTGGAGTCGGTCAACGGTAAAACAGGCACCGCCATGCTGGTGGACGACTATGGTCACCACCCAACGGAAGTGGATGCCACGATTAAAGCAGCACGTGCCGGCTGGCCAGACAAAAATCTGGTAATGGTTTTCCAGCCGCACCGCTATACGCGTACGCGTGATTTGTACGATGACTTTGCTGGCGTGCTGTCCCAGGTTGACTCCCTGGTGATGCTGGAAGTTTATCCCGCTGGTGAAGCGCCGATTCCTGGCGCCGACAGCCGCTCTTTATGCCGCACAATTCGCGGCCGCGGCAAGGTTGATCCTATTTTGGTATCCGATCATGCAGAAGTGGCTGAAATTTTAGCGCCTGTTTTGACGGGAAATGATTTGATTCTCGTTCAAGGTGCCGGGAATATCGGCAAAATCGCCCGAAACCTGGCTGAAATCAAGTTGCAGCCTCAAACTAAAGAGGAAGGGCATCATGGCTGA
- the murG gene encoding undecaprenyldiphospho-muramoylpentapeptide beta-N-acetylglucosaminyltransferase: protein MTGKAKRLMVMAGGTGGHVFPGLAVAHHLQAEGWDIRWLGTADRMEADLVPKHGIEIDFIRISGLRGKGVKALLLAPGRIFNAWRQARAIMKAWKPDVVLGMGGYVSGPGGLAAWSLGIPVVLHEQNGIAGLTNKWLAKIATKVMQAFPGAFPKADVVGNPVRNDVLALPLPQVRFAGREGPVRVLVVGGSQGARVLNQTMPQVAGRLGETVTIWHQTGKGGQAVVQQAYAEAGQPQHKVTEFIDDMAAAYEWADVVVCRSGALTVSEIAAAGLPALFVPFQHKDRQQYWNALPLEKAGAAKILEQPQFTVDAVTRTLAEWDRATLLAMAERARAASIPDATERVANEVSAAARA, encoded by the coding sequence ATGACGGGCAAAGCGAAGCGGTTGATGGTGATGGCGGGCGGTACCGGCGGGCACGTATTCCCCGGGCTGGCCGTGGCTCATCATCTTCAGGCTGAAGGATGGGATATTCGGTGGCTTGGTACCGCGGACCGTATGGAAGCCGATCTGGTGCCTAAACACGGTATTGAGATTGACTTTATTCGCATCTCTGGGCTGCGTGGCAAGGGCGTGAAGGCCTTATTGCTGGCTCCTGGGCGTATATTTAACGCCTGGCGTCAGGCTCGCGCCATCATGAAGGCGTGGAAGCCGGATGTGGTATTAGGAATGGGCGGCTATGTTTCCGGGCCGGGTGGCCTTGCTGCCTGGTCTTTGGGCATTCCCGTTGTGCTGCATGAACAGAACGGCATTGCCGGGCTGACGAACAAATGGTTGGCGAAGATCGCGACCAAAGTGATGCAAGCCTTCCCAGGCGCATTCCCTAAGGCCGATGTTGTTGGCAACCCGGTGCGTAACGATGTACTGGCGTTACCGCTGCCGCAGGTGCGCTTTGCCGGGCGAGAAGGCCCGGTGCGGGTGCTTGTTGTGGGCGGCTCTCAGGGCGCGCGCGTTTTGAACCAAACTATGCCGCAGGTTGCCGGACGCCTGGGTGAAACGGTGACTATCTGGCATCAAACCGGAAAAGGCGGCCAGGCGGTTGTGCAGCAGGCATATGCCGAAGCCGGCCAGCCGCAGCATAAGGTTACCGAGTTTATTGATGACATGGCGGCTGCCTATGAATGGGCTGACGTCGTGGTTTGCCGCTCAGGGGCGTTAACCGTGAGTGAAATCGCGGCAGCGGGCCTGCCCGCGCTGTTTGTTCCGTTCCAGCACAAAGATCGGCAGCAGTACTGGAATGCGCTGCCTCTGGAAAAGGCCGGAGCCGCGAAAATACTGGAGCAGCCGCAGTTTACCGTGGATGCCGTTACCCGTACCCTGGCCGAATGGGACAGAGCAACGCTGCTGGCAATGGCCGAGCGGGCGCGTGCTGCTTCCATCCCTGATGCAACCGAACGTGTAGCAAATGAAGTCAGCGCCGCAGCGCGCGCGTAA
- the ftsW gene encoding cell division protein FtsW — MRLSLPRLRVPRVPGFGILAWVASALKGWVMGSREADANSMVLYDRTLLWLTLGLAAIGFIMVTSASMPVGQRLANDPFLFAKRDGLYIIVAFVLAMVTLRLPMDFWQRHSTAMLLASIVMLLIVLVVGSSVNGASRWIAFGPLRIQPAEFSKLSLFCYLANYLVRKVDEVRNNLRGFLKPMGVILVMAVLLLAQPDLGTVVVLFVTTLAMLFLAGAKLWQFIAIIGMGISAVILLILAEPYRIRRVTSFWNPWEDPFGSGYQLTQSLMAFGRGELWGQGLGNSVQKLEYLPEAHTDFIFSIIGEELGYIGVVLALLMVFFVAFRAMSIGKRALELDQRFSGFLACSIGIWFSFQALVNVGAAAGMLPTKGLTLPLISYGGSSLLIMSTAIMLLLRIDYETRLAKAQAFTRSAK, encoded by the coding sequence ATGCGTTTATCTCTCCCTCGCCTGCGCGTTCCCCGTGTACCAGGATTTGGCATCCTGGCCTGGGTCGCTTCGGCGTTAAAAGGGTGGGTAATGGGCTCCCGTGAGGCCGACGCCAACAGCATGGTGCTGTATGACCGCACGCTGCTTTGGCTGACCCTCGGTCTGGCGGCGATCGGCTTTATTATGGTGACCTCGGCGTCGATGCCGGTGGGCCAGCGTCTGGCCAACGATCCTTTCCTGTTCGCAAAACGCGACGGGTTATACATCATCGTCGCATTCGTGCTGGCGATGGTGACGCTACGCCTGCCGATGGATTTCTGGCAGCGCCACAGTACGGCTATGCTGCTGGCCTCTATCGTGATGCTGCTGATTGTACTGGTCGTCGGCAGCTCGGTTAACGGTGCATCGCGCTGGATTGCCTTCGGCCCGTTGCGTATCCAGCCCGCTGAGTTTTCCAAGCTGTCGCTGTTCTGTTATCTCGCAAACTATCTTGTGCGTAAGGTTGATGAAGTTCGAAATAACCTGCGCGGCTTCCTGAAGCCAATGGGCGTGATTCTGGTGATGGCCGTTCTGCTGCTGGCCCAGCCTGACCTCGGTACCGTGGTTGTGCTGTTTGTCACCACGCTGGCGATGCTGTTCCTGGCGGGGGCAAAGCTGTGGCAGTTCATCGCCATTATCGGCATGGGGATTTCGGCGGTTATCCTGCTGATCCTCGCTGAGCCTTACCGTATTCGCCGCGTAACCTCGTTCTGGAACCCATGGGAAGATCCTTTCGGCAGCGGCTACCAGTTAACGCAATCACTGATGGCTTTTGGGCGCGGTGAATTGTGGGGACAAGGGCTGGGGAATTCGGTCCAGAAGCTGGAATATCTGCCCGAAGCGCACACCGACTTTATCTTCTCAATCATCGGTGAGGAGCTGGGATATATCGGTGTGGTGCTTGCACTTTTGATGGTATTCTTCGTCGCTTTTCGTGCGATGTCGATCGGCAAACGTGCTCTGGAATTGGATCAGCGTTTCTCCGGCTTCCTGGCGTGTTCTATCGGCATTTGGTTTAGCTTCCAGGCGTTAGTTAACGTCGGGGCTGCGGCGGGTATGCTGCCAACCAAAGGCCTGACGTTGCCGCTTATCAGTTACGGCGGTTCCAGCCTGCTGATTATGTCCACGGCAATCATGCTGCTGTTGAGAATAGATTATGAAACGCGTCTGGCTAAAGCTCAGGCGTTTACACGGAGTGCCAAATGA
- the murD gene encoding UDP-N-acetylmuramoyl-L-alanine--D-glutamate ligase, producing MADYQGKNVVIIGLGLTGLSCVDFFLARGVTPRVMDSRIAPPGLDKLPENVERHTGSLNEDWLLAADLIIASPGIALATPALSAAADAGIEIVGDIELFCREAQAPIVAITGSNGKSTVTTLVGEMAKAAGVNVGVGGNIGLPALMLLDKGCELYVLELSSFQLETTHSLKAAAATVLNVTEDHMDRYPFGMQQYRAAKLSIYENAKVCVVNADDALTMPVRGADERCISFGVDVGDYHLNRQQGDTWLRVKGEKILNTKEMKLVGQHNYTNALAALALADAVKLPRSTSLKALTTYTGLAHRFQLAWERNGVRWINDSKATNVGSTEAALNGLHVEGTLHLLLGGDGKSADFSPLARYLQGDRVRLYCFGRDGAELAELRPDIAEQTETMEQAMKLAAARVESGDMVLLSPACASLDQFKNFEQRGDMFTQLAKELG from the coding sequence ATGGCAGATTACCAGGGTAAAAACGTCGTTATCATCGGGTTAGGCCTTACCGGCCTGTCTTGCGTGGATTTCTTCCTTGCTCGCGGCGTTACGCCGCGCGTGATGGACTCCCGTATCGCCCCTCCTGGTCTTGATAAGCTGCCTGAGAACGTTGAGCGCCATACCGGCTCGTTAAATGAAGACTGGCTCCTGGCGGCGGATTTGATTATCGCAAGTCCGGGCATTGCGCTTGCCACGCCGGCATTGAGCGCGGCGGCAGACGCTGGTATCGAAATAGTCGGTGATATCGAACTGTTTTGCCGTGAAGCCCAGGCGCCGATTGTCGCGATCACCGGTTCCAACGGTAAAAGCACAGTGACCACGCTGGTGGGAGAGATGGCGAAAGCGGCGGGCGTGAACGTGGGCGTGGGCGGAAACATTGGCCTGCCAGCGCTGATGCTGCTGGATAAAGGCTGTGAGCTCTATGTGCTCGAACTCTCCAGTTTCCAGCTGGAAACCACCCATAGCCTGAAGGCCGCGGCGGCGACCGTTCTGAACGTAACGGAAGATCATATGGATCGCTATCCGTTTGGGATGCAGCAATACCGTGCGGCGAAGCTGAGCATCTATGAAAATGCCAAAGTTTGTGTGGTCAACGCGGACGACGCGCTGACCATGCCGGTGCGTGGTGCAGACGAGCGCTGCATCAGCTTCGGTGTCGACGTCGGTGATTATCATCTTAACCGCCAGCAGGGTGATACCTGGCTGCGGGTGAAAGGGGAGAAAATCCTCAACACCAAAGAGATGAAGCTGGTCGGGCAGCACAACTATACCAACGCGCTGGCAGCTCTGGCGCTGGCGGATGCGGTGAAGCTGCCTCGTTCTACCAGCCTGAAAGCGCTGACCACCTATACCGGTCTGGCACACCGTTTCCAGCTGGCCTGGGAGCGTAACGGTGTGCGCTGGATTAACGATTCCAAGGCGACCAACGTCGGCAGTACCGAAGCCGCGTTGAACGGCCTGCACGTTGAGGGCACGCTGCATCTGCTGCTGGGGGGAGACGGTAAGTCCGCTGATTTCTCGCCTTTGGCTCGCTACCTGCAGGGCGACCGCGTGCGCCTGTACTGCTTTGGTCGCGACGGCGCGGAACTGGCCGAGTTACGCCCGGATATTGCCGAGCAGACAGAAACCATGGAGCAGGCAATGAAACTTGCCGCGGCCCGTGTGGAATCTGGCGATATGGTGCTGCTTTCTCCGGCCTGCGCCAGCCTCGATCAGTTCAAAAACTTCGAACAACGCGGCGATATGTTTACTCAACTTGCGAAGGAGCTCGGCTGA
- the mraY gene encoding phospho-N-acetylmuramoyl-pentapeptide-transferase: MLVWLAEHLVKYYSGFNVFSYLTFRAIVSLLTALFISLWMGPRMIARLQQLSFGQVVRNDGPESHFSKKGTPTMGGIMILTAIVVSVLMWAYPSNPYVWCVLFVLIGFGIVGFVDDYRKVVRKDTKGLIARWKYFWMSVIALVVAFTMYAVGKGTPATELVVPFFKDVMPQLGLFYVLLAYFVIVGTGNAVNLTDGLDGLAIMPTVFVAAGFALVAWATGNMNFAGYLHIPYLRHAGELVIVCTAIVGAGLGFLWFNTYPAQVFMGDVGSLALGGALGTIAVLLRQEFLLVIMGGVFVVETLSVILQVGSFKLRGQRIFRMAPIHHHYELKGWPEPRVIVRFWIISLMLVLIGLATLKVR; encoded by the coding sequence ATGCTAGTTTGGCTGGCCGAACATTTGGTCAAATATTATTCCGGTTTTAACGTCTTTTCTTACCTGACGTTTCGCGCCATTGTCAGCCTGCTGACCGCTCTGTTTATCTCCCTCTGGATGGGGCCGCGTATGATCGCGCGTTTACAACAGCTCTCCTTCGGGCAGGTTGTTCGTAACGATGGTCCTGAGTCGCATTTCAGCAAGAAAGGGACGCCAACGATGGGCGGGATCATGATCCTGACCGCCATTGTGGTTTCCGTGCTGATGTGGGCCTATCCCTCCAACCCTTACGTCTGGTGCGTACTGTTCGTGCTGATAGGCTTCGGGATCGTTGGCTTCGTTGATGATTACCGGAAAGTAGTTCGGAAGGACACTAAAGGGCTGATCGCTCGCTGGAAGTACTTCTGGATGTCGGTGATTGCGCTGGTGGTTGCCTTCACGATGTACGCCGTTGGGAAAGGGACGCCTGCGACCGAGCTGGTTGTGCCGTTCTTCAAGGACGTGATGCCGCAGCTTGGCCTGTTCTATGTGCTGCTTGCCTACTTTGTCATTGTCGGTACCGGTAACGCGGTAAACCTGACCGATGGCCTTGATGGCCTGGCGATTATGCCGACCGTGTTCGTGGCCGCTGGTTTTGCGCTGGTCGCGTGGGCGACGGGGAACATGAACTTCGCGGGCTATCTGCACATTCCTTACCTGCGTCACGCGGGGGAGCTGGTTATCGTCTGTACGGCCATTGTCGGTGCTGGCTTAGGTTTCCTGTGGTTTAACACTTATCCGGCTCAGGTCTTCATGGGCGACGTAGGTTCTCTTGCTCTCGGCGGTGCGCTGGGGACTATCGCGGTACTGCTGCGTCAGGAATTCCTGCTGGTGATTATGGGCGGCGTATTCGTGGTTGAAACCCTGTCGGTTATCCTGCAGGTTGGCTCGTTCAAGCTCCGGGGACAGCGCATCTTCCGTATGGCGCCGATTCACCACCACTATGAATTGAAAGGCTGGCCGGAGCCGCGCGTCATTGTGCGCTTCTGGATTATTTCGCTGATGCTGGTGCTGATTGGCCTGGCTACGCTGAAGGTTCGCTAA
- the murF gene encoding UDP-N-acetylmuramoyl-tripeptide--D-alanyl-D-alanine ligase gives MIRVSLKQLESILDGQLHGADADIIDVTTDTRKLTAGCLFVALKGERFDAHDFAADAVKGGAGALLVSRKLDIDVPQLVVADTRLAFGELGAWVRQQVPTRVVALTGSSGKTSVKEMAASILRQCGNTLYTAGNLNNDIGVPMTLLRLTPEYDYAVIELGANHQGEIAWTVGLTRPEAALVNNLAAAHLEGFGSLAGVAKAKGEIFTGLAANGTAILNADNNDWLNWKTIVGDRKTWRFSPNAAGSDFTATNVHITSHGTGFTLQTPQGDVDVVLPLPGRHNIANALAATALAMAVGATLEAVKAGLTELKAVPGRLFPIQLAENQLLLDDSYNANVGSMTAAAQVLSEMPGYRVMVVGDMGELGDEAEACHRQVGEAAKAAGIDRVLSVGVLSKTLSDASDVGEHFTDKQAVVARLQALIAEHSILTILVKGSRSAAMEEVVRALQEKQAC, from the coding sequence ATGATTCGCGTCTCTCTGAAGCAACTGGAGTCCATTCTCGACGGGCAGCTGCATGGCGCAGATGCGGATATTATCGACGTCACAACCGACACCCGCAAGCTGACGGCTGGCTGCCTGTTTGTCGCGCTGAAAGGCGAACGTTTTGACGCCCATGACTTTGCCGCCGATGCGGTGAAAGGTGGGGCCGGCGCATTACTGGTTAGCCGTAAGCTGGATATTGATGTGCCACAACTGGTTGTGGCCGATACCCGTCTTGCATTTGGCGAGCTGGGTGCATGGGTTCGCCAGCAGGTGCCTACTCGCGTTGTGGCGTTAACCGGCTCTTCCGGCAAAACCTCGGTGAAGGAAATGGCGGCATCTATTCTGCGCCAGTGCGGCAATACGCTCTATACCGCAGGTAACCTGAATAACGATATTGGCGTGCCGATGACGCTGCTGCGCCTGACGCCAGAATACGATTATGCCGTTATCGAGCTGGGCGCTAACCACCAGGGGGAAATCGCCTGGACCGTGGGGTTAACCCGTCCGGAAGCGGCTCTGGTCAACAACCTGGCTGCTGCGCACCTTGAAGGTTTTGGTTCTCTGGCTGGCGTGGCGAAAGCGAAGGGCGAGATCTTTACCGGCCTTGCGGCGAACGGCACGGCGATCCTTAACGCCGATAACAACGACTGGCTGAACTGGAAGACGATCGTGGGCGATCGCAAAACCTGGCGCTTCTCTCCGAATGCGGCCGGAAGTGACTTTACCGCGACCAACGTTCATATCACTTCTCATGGCACCGGGTTTACTCTGCAAACCCCGCAGGGCGATGTCGACGTTGTGCTGCCATTACCTGGCCGCCACAACATTGCTAACGCTCTGGCGGCGACCGCACTGGCGATGGCCGTTGGCGCAACGCTGGAAGCGGTTAAAGCCGGGCTTACCGAGCTGAAAGCCGTGCCCGGTCGCCTGTTCCCTATTCAGCTTGCTGAGAACCAGCTGCTGCTGGACGACAGCTACAACGCTAACGTGGGCTCAATGACCGCGGCGGCGCAGGTGCTGTCAGAAATGCCGGGCTACCGCGTGATGGTAGTTGGCGACATGGGTGAGCTGGGTGATGAAGCCGAGGCCTGTCATCGTCAGGTTGGCGAAGCGGCAAAGGCCGCAGGTATTGACCGTGTTCTGAGCGTGGGTGTGTTGAGCAAGACGCTCAGCGACGCATCAGATGTTGGCGAGCATTTTACCGATAAACAGGCCGTGGTCGCGCGTTTACAGGCGCTGATTGCGGAACATTCAATTTTAACCATTTTGGTGAAAGGTTCACGTAGTGCGGCCATGGAAGAGGTGGTTCGCGCATTACAGGAGAAACAAGCATGCTAG
- the murE gene encoding UDP-N-acetylmuramoyl-L-alanyl-D-glutamate--2,6-diaminopimelate ligase, producing the protein MADRNLSDLLAPWVAGLPARALREMTLDSRVAAAGDLFVAVVGHQADGRRYIPQAIAQGVAAVIAEADGEAADGEVREMHGVPVIYLSQLHQRLSALAGRFYHQPSEALRLVGVTGTNGKTTTTQLLAQWAQLLGETSAVMGTVGNGLLGQVVPTENTTGSAVDVQYVLASLKEQNATFGAMEVSSHGLVQHRVAALKFAASVFTNLSRDHLDYHGDMANYEAAKWLLFSEHDCGQAIVNADDEVGHRWLARLPDAVAVTMENNLEPGAHGRWLKADEVIYHDGGATIRFSSSWGKGEIESRLMGAFNVSNLLLALATLLALGYPLDELIQTASRLQPVCGRMEVFSVAGKPTVVVDYAHTPDALEKALQAARLHCSGKLWCVFGCGGDRDKGKRPIMGGIAEQYADVVVVTDDNPRTEEPKSIVDDILTGMLDAGRAHVVLGRAEAVTNAIMQAKENDVVLLAGKGHEDYQIVGNRRLDYSDRVTAARLLGVVA; encoded by the coding sequence GTGGCAGATCGTAATTTGAGCGACCTTCTTGCTCCGTGGGTAGCTGGACTCCCTGCGAGAGCGCTGCGAGAGATGACTCTCGACAGCCGCGTGGCGGCTGCGGGCGATCTTTTTGTGGCCGTGGTTGGTCATCAGGCGGACGGGCGTCGTTATATCCCGCAGGCTATAGCACAGGGTGTGGCTGCCGTGATCGCAGAAGCGGACGGTGAAGCTGCGGATGGTGAAGTTCGCGAGATGCACGGCGTGCCGGTTATTTACCTGAGCCAGCTGCATCAGCGGCTGTCTGCGCTGGCGGGTCGTTTCTATCATCAGCCTTCTGAAGCTTTACGCCTGGTTGGCGTAACAGGGACTAACGGAAAAACGACAACCACTCAGCTGTTGGCGCAGTGGGCGCAATTACTGGGTGAAACCAGCGCCGTGATGGGGACCGTGGGCAACGGCCTGTTGGGGCAGGTTGTACCGACAGAAAACACCACCGGCTCTGCGGTAGACGTGCAGTACGTGCTGGCGAGCCTGAAAGAACAAAATGCGACCTTTGGCGCCATGGAAGTTTCATCCCACGGCCTGGTTCAGCATCGCGTGGCAGCGCTGAAATTTGCTGCTTCCGTATTTACCAATTTAAGCCGCGATCACCTTGATTATCATGGTGATATGGCGAATTACGAGGCCGCTAAGTGGCTGCTGTTCTCCGAGCATGACTGCGGCCAGGCGATCGTTAACGCCGATGACGAAGTGGGTCATCGCTGGCTTGCTCGCCTGCCGGATGCCGTTGCGGTCACCATGGAAAATAACCTTGAGCCGGGCGCTCATGGCCGCTGGCTGAAAGCTGACGAAGTTATTTATCACGATGGCGGGGCGACTATCCGCTTCAGCTCATCGTGGGGCAAAGGCGAAATTGAAAGCCGCCTGATGGGCGCGTTTAACGTTAGCAACCTGCTGCTGGCTCTGGCAACGCTGCTGGCGTTGGGCTACCCGCTCGACGAATTAATTCAAACCGCTTCACGCCTCCAGCCGGTTTGTGGCCGCATGGAAGTGTTCAGCGTCGCTGGCAAACCTACCGTGGTAGTGGATTATGCCCACACGCCGGATGCGCTGGAAAAAGCCCTGCAGGCTGCTCGTCTGCACTGCTCCGGCAAACTTTGGTGCGTGTTTGGCTGCGGCGGCGATCGTGACAAAGGTAAGCGGCCAATCATGGGCGGTATTGCTGAGCAATACGCCGATGTGGTGGTGGTGACCGATGACAACCCACGTACCGAAGAACCGAAGTCCATCGTCGACGATATCCTGACCGGCATGCTGGACGCCGGGCGTGCACACGTAGTACTGGGGCGCGCAGAAGCGGTGACCAACGCCATCATGCAGGCGAAAGAAAATGACGTCGTGCTGCTGGCGGGTAAAGGCCACGAGGATTATCAGATTGTCGGTAACCGCCGTCTGGATTACTCCGACCGCGTAACGGCTGCACGTCTGCTGGGGGTTGTCGCATGA